A section of the Hyalangium minutum genome encodes:
- a CDS encoding response regulator — protein MKSHRVLIVEDDLEIRESLLEILEDQGYEAVGAENGLEALDRLRGPGPQPCLIFLDLMMPRMDGRAFRQEQLRTPELASIPVVVISAFRDLTPIAQEMKAVGLLEKPFQLQEFVSITRRHCPEVTASH, from the coding sequence ATGAAGTCCCACCGCGTCCTGATCGTCGAGGACGACCTGGAGATCCGTGAGAGCCTCCTCGAGATTCTGGAGGACCAGGGCTATGAGGCCGTGGGCGCCGAGAACGGGCTCGAGGCGCTGGACCGGCTGCGCGGCCCCGGGCCCCAGCCCTGCCTCATCTTCCTGGACCTGATGATGCCCCGGATGGACGGCCGCGCCTTCCGGCAGGAGCAGCTGCGCACCCCCGAGCTGGCGTCCATCCCCGTGGTGGTCATCTCCGCGTTCCGGGACCTGACGCCGATCGCTCAGGAGATGAAGGCCGTGGGCCTCCTCGAGAAGCCCTTCCAGCTCCAGGAGTTCGTCAGCATCACCCGGCGTCACTGCCCGGAAGTCACCGCCTCCCACTGA